The following are from one region of the Ornithorhynchus anatinus isolate Pmale09 chromosome X1, mOrnAna1.pri.v4, whole genome shotgun sequence genome:
- the EXOC3L1 gene encoding exocyst complex component 3-like protein: MGTSSEEEQGARYPQASEAQWPEVEKAERLARGAALKWASGVFYQPEQLAGLAQYRSREAQRTQSLQARIKSTVQSYLEGVQGGLGHLRQALEEVRDIREALAAARGALGSGAEVSRALEPLRDLAEEHKQLQVSVMLLPQLLAVPAAMTQTQALIRGRRLLEAHVELLALERLQEEVLIPLGGSPNPVLPLFEDLAALAEELGQAVGAAAGAARRLAREDPALLVAAVRVAEREERRDAQLQPPPPGRPRAWRQRCLQALRQALEEAHFGAPPPEPSELPTHLAGLQAALPAELAAAEALLAPCVPGHYGVVGLCARTLHYGLTQHLHRLLDRGGLGARGTFTLLHWVLKVYPGPDMMGHPDLSPEAGVSGLEPLLAPEVIEQLERTYVEEVQASVAEWLQKALKEEVAEWFRQQEPETDPEGFYLSSLSSIVLQILDENIRVTALVSPSLQLRMRQMALEELRTLLHSLDKALGQFAQEHRKDKARPCHYVPYLLSALNSHNVLSSFISLLQPEEASSPAPSLIATALTMLQRKICRLLLEQLLEELQPPFTVLLSHQWLTGAEPGAGLCELLVKFCSGFSRLRSPMVQLLLAECEQAVVLEYLQALMQGRLMCRSETERTQVAERLLQDASQLRELFLDLGLEEAEQRGAVLIALQELLRLRDPALLSLEVSGFQHKFPDVSEEHISVLLTLRGDVSREQRSAVLETMQANPPPDGHRLLFSLVPVSAPAPALSFCLPTGPCA, translated from the exons ATGGGGACATCatctgaggaggagcagggggcccgATACCCCCAAG cctcagaGGCCCAGTGGCCGGAGGTGGAGAAGGCGGAGCGTCTGGCCCGGGGGGCGGCGCTGAAGTGGGCCTCAGGTGTCTTCTACCAGCCAGAGCAACTAGCGGGACTGGCCCAGTACCGGAGCCGCGAGGCCCAGCGCACCCAGTCCCTGCAGGCCCGCATCaag TCTACCGTGCAGTCATACctggagggggtgcagggaggcCTGGGCCACCTGAGGCAGGCCCTAGAGGAGGTCCGGGACATCCGGGAGGCGCTGGCTGCAGCCCGAGGGGCCTTGGGGAGCGGGGCTGAGGTTTCCCGGGCACTGGAGCCGCTGCGGGACCTGGCGGAGGAGCACAAGCAACTGCAGGTCTCGGTCATGCTGCTCCCCCAGCTCCTGGCAG TGCCAGCGGCGATGACGCAGACTCAGGCTCTGATCCGAGGACGGCGGCTGCTGGAGGCACATGTGGAGTTGCTGGCGCTTGAGCGGCTGCAGGAAGAGGTGCTCATCCCTCTGGGGGGTTCCCCCAATCCCGTGCTGCCCCTGTTCGAGGATCTGGCTGCCCTGGCCGAGGAGCTGGGCCAGGCGGTTGGGGCTGCGGCTGGGGCAGCCCGGCGCCTGGCCCGGGAAGACCCAGCCCTCCTGGTGGCAGCGGTGCGCGTGGCCGAGAGGGAGGAGCGGCGCGACGCCCAGCTGcagcccccgcctcccgggcGCCCCCGCGCCTGGCGCCAGCGCTGCTTGCAAGCTCTGCGGCAGGCGCTGGAGGAGGCCCACTTTGGGGCACCGCCCCCAGAACCCTCAGAGTTGCCTACCCACCTAGCCGGCCTGCAGGCAGCCCTCCCGGCCGAACTGGCTGCAGCGGAGGCGTTGCTTGCGCCCTGTGTGCCCGGCCACTACGGCGTCGTGGGGCTCTGTGCCCGCACTCTACACTACGGGCTCACCCAACACCTGCACCGCCTTCTTGATCGCGGAGGGCTGGGCGCCCGTGGCACCTTCACCCTGCTGCACTGGGTCCTGAAAGTATATCCCGG CCCAGACATGATGGGTCACCCTGACCTCAGCCCTGAAGCTGGGGTCTCTGGCTTGGAGCCACTGCTCGCCCCCGAGGTCATAGAGCAGCTGGAGAGGACATACGTGGAGGAAGTCCAG gccagcgtggctgagtggctgCAGAAGGCGCTGAAGGAGGAGGTGGCTGAGTGGTTCCGCCAGCAGGAGCCGGAGACAGACCCCGAGGGcttttacctctcctccctgtccaGCATCGTGCTTCAG ATTCTGGATGAAAATATCCGGGTGACTGCACTGGTGAGCCCCTCCCTGCAACTCCGAATGCGTCAAAtggccctggaggagctgaggaCTTTACTCCACAG CCTGGACAAGGCTCTGGGCCAGTTTGCCCAGGAGCATCGCAAGGACAAGGCTCGGCCCTGCCATTACGTGCCATACTTACTGTCTGCTCTCAACAGCCACAATGTCCTTAG ttccttcatctctctgCTGCAACCCGAGGAGGCAtcctctccagcccccagcctgatTGCCACCGCTCTGACCATGCTCCAGAGGAAGATTTGTCGCCTGCTCCTGGAACAGCTACTGGAAGAGCTGCAG CCCCCATTCACAGTACTGCTGTCTCACCAGTGGCTGACAGGTGCAGAGCCAGGGGCTGGGCTATGCGAGCTGTTGGTCAAATTCTGCAGTGGCTTCTCCCGCCTCAGGAGCCCCATGGTCCAG CTACTGCTGGCAGAGTGCGAGCAGGCCGTGGTGCTGGAGTACCTGCAGGCCCTCATGCAGGGACGGCTGATGTGTCGTAGTGAAACCGAGCGGACCCAGGTGGCCGAGCGCCTGCTGCAAGATGCATCCCAGCTCCGAGAGCTCTTCCTTGACCTG GGCCTGGAGGAGGCCGAGCAGAGAGGGGCTGTGCTGATCGCCCTGCAGGAGCTGCTGCGCCTCCGGGACCCGGCGCTGCTCAGTCTCGAAGTGTCCGGTTTCCAGCACAAGTTCCCGGACGTCAG CGAGGAGCACATCTCGGTCCTGCTGACTCTCCGCGGGGACGTGTCACGGGAGCAACGGTCGGCCGTCCTGGAGACCATGCAGGCCAACCCCCCGCCCGACGGCCACCGGCTGCTGTTCAGCCTCGTGCCCGTGTCCGCGCCCGCCCCCgcgctctccttctgcctccccacggGACCTTGCGCCTGA